One Thermodesulfobacteriota bacterium DNA window includes the following coding sequences:
- a CDS encoding ABC transporter permease produces the protein MKRKIILLTVFYLLLVAVWEGVAALKLWPSYLFPSPLSVLRSLIAGFQDNSFTIGILESMKRVLIGYGLSIVGGVLIGLAIGRVKVLDETVGTIVLGFQALPSICWLPIALLWFGLSESAIVLVVVLGSLFAITIGVDSGVKNVPPIYLRAARTMGAGGFDLYTRVIIPAAMPSIISGLKQGWSFAWRALMAGELLYVSIGLGHLLTMGRELNDISQIIAVMIIIIVIGITVDRFVFTKLENRVRERWGLLNA, from the coding sequence ATGAAGAGGAAGATAATTTTATTGACCGTTTTTTATCTGCTCCTGGTCGCTGTATGGGAGGGGGTCGCGGCTCTCAAGCTATGGCCATCATACCTGTTCCCGTCACCGCTGAGCGTCCTGAGGTCCCTCATCGCGGGCTTCCAGGACAACAGCTTCACCATAGGGATTCTTGAGAGCATGAAGCGGGTGCTCATAGGCTACGGTCTCTCCATAGTCGGCGGGGTCCTTATAGGCCTCGCGATAGGAAGAGTCAAGGTGCTCGACGAGACCGTCGGTACCATAGTGCTCGGCTTCCAGGCGCTTCCCAGCATCTGCTGGCTCCCCATAGCGCTCCTCTGGTTCGGTCTCAGTGAAAGCGCGATAGTGCTTGTTGTCGTTCTCGGATCTCTCTTCGCCATTACAATCGGCGTCGATTCCGGCGTGAAGAACGTGCCGCCAATATACCTCAGGGCCGCGAGGACTATGGGTGCGGGCGGGTTCGACCTCTATACAAGGGTCATCATCCCCGCCGCCATGCCGTCCATCATAAGCGGGCTCAAGCAGGGCTGGTCTTTCGCGTGGCGCGCGCTTATGGCGGGCGAGCTGCTCTACGTGAGCATCGGGCTCGGACACCTGCTGACCATGGGCAGGGAGCTCAACGACATAAGCCAGATCATCGCGGTAATGATAATAATCATTGTCATCGGCATTACTGTTGACAGGTTCGTCTTCACGAAGCTCGAGAACCGCGTAAGAGAGAGATGGGGGCTGTTAAATGCATGA
- a CDS encoding ATP-binding cassette domain-containing protein yields the protein METVKKLEVLKPDKVVDLRDAICPHPLNVIRDTIRALGDDAVLLAISDHEATALENAPRFCERRGYPYRVVEQEGLWNIFIQKIEKKEARLRVENVSKVFNTKEGKVTALSDINLTIRDGEFVSVVGSSGCGKSTLLNMIAGLDKPTSGRILADGKRVEGPGADRVVVFQEGALFPWLTVNENVEFGLKLRKVAQKIRRELAYDYLKLVGLDDKFHNSFIHQLSGGMKQRVALARALVMEPSILLMDEPFAALDIQTRESLQEELQRIWVESHKTIVFVTHNVEEAVILGDRVLVFTKNPGRIKSEHDIEIERPRRPGNPEVFLNTKWITDEIREDGEDSEVREAAG from the coding sequence TTGGAAACAGTAAAAAAACTGGAAGTGCTCAAGCCCGATAAAGTCGTCGATTTGAGGGACGCTATCTGCCCTCATCCGCTTAACGTGATAAGGGACACCATAAGGGCGCTCGGCGACGATGCGGTGCTCCTCGCTATATCGGACCACGAGGCTACGGCGCTCGAGAACGCGCCGAGGTTCTGCGAGAGGAGGGGATATCCGTACAGGGTCGTCGAGCAGGAAGGACTCTGGAACATATTCATTCAGAAGATAGAGAAGAAAGAGGCGAGGCTCAGGGTGGAAAACGTCTCGAAAGTGTTCAATACGAAAGAGGGAAAGGTCACGGCGCTGAGCGATATAAACCTCACTATCCGGGACGGGGAGTTCGTCTCGGTAGTCGGGTCTTCGGGGTGCGGGAAGTCGACTCTCCTCAACATGATCGCGGGGCTCGACAAGCCCACGAGCGGACGGATACTCGCCGACGGGAAGCGCGTGGAAGGCCCCGGCGCGGACAGGGTTGTAGTCTTCCAGGAAGGGGCGCTCTTCCCGTGGCTCACGGTTAACGAGAATGTCGAATTCGGGCTCAAGCTGAGAAAGGTTGCTCAGAAAATAAGGAGAGAGCTCGCGTACGATTATCTTAAGCTCGTAGGGCTCGACGACAAGTTCCATAACTCCTTCATCCACCAGCTCTCGGGAGGCATGAAACAGCGCGTCGCGCTCGCGAGGGCGCTCGTCATGGAGCCCTCTATACTGCTCATGGACGAGCCGTTCGCCGCTCTCGACATACAGACGAGGGAGTCGCTTCAGGAAGAGCTCCAGAGGATCTGGGTGGAGTCGCATAAGACGATCGTTTTCGTCACGCATAACGTGGAAGAGGCTGTGATACTCGGCGACAGGGTTCTAGTGTTCACGAAGAACCCGGGGAGGATAAAGTCAGAGCACGATATAGAGATCGAAAGACCGAGGAGGCCGGGCAATCCCGAGGTGTTCCTCAACACGAAGTGGATCACAGATGAGATAAGGGAAGACGGCGAGGATTCGGAAGTCAGGGAGGCCGCGGGCTGA